TCGTTATGACTCGTTTCCGGTGTGCGATATAGCTATCTAAAATACGTTTTAAGCCGACTTGTTGCGGAGTCATATTATCAATCGCAACCATGTTGAAATTATAATTTATTTGTAGCTCTGTATTTTTGAAAAGATAATTCAAAATACCTTCAGCATTTGTATCTTTTTTCAATTCAATGGCGATTTGTAGCCCAGTACGGTCACTTTCGTCACGAACTTCGGCAATCCCATCGATTTTTTTGTTTAAGCGAACTTCGTCCATTTTTTTCACTAATGTTGCTTTATTGACTTCATAAGGAATTTCAGTCACAACGATTTGCTGTTTACCACCTTTTAAAGGTTCAATTCTTGTTTTTGAACGAAGAATCACTTTTCCTCGACCTGTTTCATAAGCTTTTTTGATTTCTTCTTTTCCTTGCAAGATACCGCCTGTTGGAAAATCAGGTCCTGGAATGAATTCCATTAGTTTGTCTAACGTTGCATTTGGATGATCGATCAAATAAATTGTTCCATCAATAATTTCAGCTAAGTTATGCGTAGGAATTTCAGTCGCATAACCTGCGGAGATCCCTGTTGAACCATTCACAAGTAAATTAGGATATTTTGCTGGCAAAACGGTTGGTTCTTTTTCAGTATCATCAAAGTTCCAGACAAAATCGACGGTTTCTTTTTCGATATCTTTTAAAAGTTCTCCGCTTAACTCAGACAAACGCGCTTCGGTATAACGCATCGCAGCTGGCGGATCACCATCCATACTCCCATTATTTCCGTGCATCTCAATTAAAACTTCACGAAGCTTCCAATCTTGACTCAATCGAACCATCGCTTCATAAATACTACTGTCACCATGAGGATGGTAATTCCCCATGATATTTCCGACAGATTTTGCAGATTTTCTAAAGCTTTTTTCAAAGGTATTACCATCTTTATTCATGGAAAATAAAATTCTACGTTGGACAGGTTTTAACCCATCACGAATATCTGGTAGGGCCCGTTCTTGAATGATATATTTGGAATATCTTCCAAAACGATCGCCCATTACTTCTTCAAGCGTTAATTCTTGAATATCTTGGCGTTTTTCCAAATTCGTCACTCCCTACTCTAAATCAAACAAACTGATTTCTTCTGCATCTGCATTTTTACGTTCAGCTTCTTCTTTTTTTTCTTCATCTAGTACTTCGTTAGAAATGGATGGAGAGATTTCTGTTTCCCCATCTTTTCTATCTAAAATGCTGCCATCTTCTTCCAACGTAAATTGGACATGACGTTCAATCCATTTTCTTCTTGGTTCTACTTTATCCCCCATCAGAGTGGTTACACGACGTTCTGCTTGAGCTGCATCATCTATTCTAACTCGAATCAACGTGCGTGTCTCAGGGTCCATTGTGGTCTCCCACAGCTGATCTGCATTCATTTCCCCTAATCCTTTGTAGCGTTGAAGCATATAGCCTTTACCGACTTGCTCCGTAACATTGGCTAGTTCTTCATCGGTCCAAGCATATTCAGTCACAGCTTTTTTGCCGATCCCTTTTGAAACTTTATAAAGCGGTGGTAGTGCAATATAGATTTTACCGGCTTCAATCAGCGGCTTCATATAACGGTAAAAGAAAGTTAGGAGTAAGACTTGGATATGGGCGCCATCGGTATCCGCATCGGTCATGATGATGACTTTATCATAGTTACAGTCTTCAACTGAAAACTCAGGTCCCACGCCTGCACCGATCGTATAGATCATTGTATTGATTTCTTCGTTTTTCAGAATATCCTGCATCTTCGCTTTTTCAGTATTCAGAACTTTTCCTCGTAAAGGTAAAATCGCTTGAAATTTTCTGTCGCGACCTTGTTTAGCTGAGCCGCCGGCAGAATCTCCTTCGACTAGGTATAATTCATTTCGTTTAGGATTGCGTGATTGAGCAGGGGTTAATTTACCTGATAAAAGAGATTCCCCTTTTTTGCGTTTTTTCCCGTTACGACTTTCTTCACGCGCTTTCCGTGCTGCTTCACGTGCTTCACGCGCTTTGATCGCTTTACGAATCAACTGTTGACTCATTTCGCTATTTTCTTGGAGATAAAATCCCATTTGCTCACCAACAACATTATCTACTGCATTACGTGCCATTGGTGTCCCAAGTTTTTCTTTTGTTTGACCTTCAAATTGTAATAGGTTTTCTGGAACTCGAATCGATAGCACCGCAGCTAAACCTTCACGGAAGTCACTACCTTCAAGATTTTTATCTTTTTCTTTTAGTAACCCGACTTTTCTAGCATACTCATTGTACGCTTTTGTCATTGAAGATTTCATACCAACTTCATGAGTACCGCCATCTTTTGTTCGGACATTATTTACAAATGAAAGAACATTTTCTGAATAACCATCATTGTATTGATATGAAAGTTCTACTTCAATACCGTCTTTTTCACCAGAAAAATAGACAACAGGTGTTAATGTATCTTTTTCTTCATTAAGATACGCTACAAACTCCTTGATCCCTTCGTCATAGTGAAAGGTCTCTTCCTTG
The DNA window shown above is from Enterococcus sp. 12C11_DIV0727 and carries:
- the parE gene encoding DNA topoisomerase IV subunit B, with the protein product MAKKVNNEYNDASIQVLEGLEAVRKRPGMYIGSTDSRGLHHLVYEIVDNAVDEALSGYGNEISVTIQKDNSIKITDSGRGMPVGMHASGIPTVEVIFTVLHAGGKFGQGGYKTSGGLHGVGASVVNALSSWLEVRIVRDGVEYMERFENGGKPVGTLKKVGKTTKKNGTSVIFLPDDTIFSTIHFSYDTLAERLRESAFLLKGVKISLADFRGEEPKEETFHYDEGIKEFVAYLNEEKDTLTPVVYFSGEKDGIEVELSYQYNDGYSENVLSFVNNVRTKDGGTHEVGMKSSMTKAYNEYARKVGLLKEKDKNLEGSDFREGLAAVLSIRVPENLLQFEGQTKEKLGTPMARNAVDNVVGEQMGFYLQENSEMSQQLIRKAIKAREAREAARKAREESRNGKKRKKGESLLSGKLTPAQSRNPKRNELYLVEGDSAGGSAKQGRDRKFQAILPLRGKVLNTEKAKMQDILKNEEINTMIYTIGAGVGPEFSVEDCNYDKVIIMTDADTDGAHIQVLLLTFFYRYMKPLIEAGKIYIALPPLYKVSKGIGKKAVTEYAWTDEELANVTEQVGKGYMLQRYKGLGEMNADQLWETTMDPETRTLIRVRIDDAAQAERRVTTLMGDKVEPRRKWIERHVQFTLEEDGSILDRKDGETEISPSISNEVLDEEKKEEAERKNADAEEISLFDLE